Genomic segment of Alligator mississippiensis isolate rAllMis1 chromosome 6, rAllMis1, whole genome shotgun sequence:
TTTCTTTACCAACCCTTGCAGTATTCAGGGCAGCAATTTTCTGGGTGTGATGCTCACTTCAGGGGCTCAGACAACACACATGCGGCAAGAAGCCCAATCCAGGCCTCAGTTTACCACAACTTGGATTACATGGCAAATGGAGTTCAGTTCAGTGTAGGCCCCACTGGGAATTCTTCCCAGATTCAGTTTCCTTTGCAACCAGTGCAACAACATCCATACAACAAAGCTTTACTTGAAGACTATTACACAGAAGGTGATTTTCTCCAGTCCTCAGCAACTCTAAAACTAGGAGGGCAGCAGTATGCACAAGATTACCAGTATCCAACTGCTAAAGAGAATATTTACAGGATGCCTGTCTCTCTAAACACTAGCCCAGGAACAATTGATGAGTGTTTGTACATCAATGCAAGCACTTCTCATCTTAAAAGTACCATTTTAAGTGCTGGTGAAGAAGGAGAACCACAAATAAAAATGGAGTCTGGGCAGGTTGAGTGCAATTTACTAAGTAACATTGACATACCTGTTTCTGTTCCTCCTTCAGCATTTGAAAAATGTCAGAGTGCATCTCAGGGGACACTGACTGCTTTAGTTCCATCACAGGAGCCTGTACACGAATTTGACTGTCATTGGACAAATGTGAGAAATGAATTATTTGGAGCTACTCTTGATCTGCTGCTTGAGCA
This window contains:
- the LOC102559164 gene encoding diencephalon/mesencephalon homeobox protein 1-B isoform X2 gives rise to the protein MEPAGLTPRCAGARSRPAPREGGRRKRTTFSKAQLELLVRTFEQDPYPGIAVREKLSSLTDIPESRIQVWFQNRRARQLNHKKAEASATFKQECGKQKLTHLGQESPRMMHDSTPDQNLTNPQLDLARANQIFLYQPLQYSGQQFSGCDAHFRGSDNTHAARSPIQASVYHNLDYMANGVQFSVGPTGNSSQIQFPLQPVQQHPYNKALLEDYYTEGDFLQSSATLKLGGQQYAQDYQYPTAKENIYRMPVSLNTSPGTIDECLYINASTSHLKSTILSAGEEGEPQIKMESGQVECNLLSNIDIPVSVPPSAFEKCQSASQGTLTALVPSQEPVHEFDCHWTNVRNELFGATLDLLLEQKRGQGGDRSYAFSSGSQYATCHLGHT
- the LOC102559164 gene encoding uncharacterized protein LOC102559164 isoform X1 — protein: MPFRRLCRKKQRVSLLQSSWVLLPEGNRGPTRGREGAALPGRPLWSPPAAFYQPGGIKASARDIAAASRDTANDVYFGARSRPAPREGGRRKRTTFSKAQLELLVRTFEQDPYPGIAVREKLSSLTDIPESRIQVWFQNRRARQLNHKKAEASATFKQECGKQKLTHLGQESPRMMHDSTPDQNLTNPQLDLARANQIFLYQPLQYSGQQFSGCDAHFRGSDNTHAARSPIQASVYHNLDYMANGVQFSVGPTGNSSQIQFPLQPVQQHPYNKALLEDYYTEGDFLQSSATLKLGGQQYAQDYQYPTAKENIYRMPVSLNTSPGTIDECLYINASTSHLKSTILSAGEEGEPQIKMESGQVECNLLSNIDIPVSVPPSAFEKCQSASQGTLTALVPSQEPVHEFDCHWTNVRNELFGATLDLLLEQKRGQGGDRSYAFSSGSQYATCHLGHT